A single window of Senegalia massiliensis DNA harbors:
- a CDS encoding VCBS repeat-containing protein, which yields MIISYARGDVTGDRIPDNIYLTGIKTIDSPFVQNITLVIQDGKTGMRNYVSLKSNAGYDPTIILRDFTGDGVKDILISIASGGSGGIMYYYIYSDINNIPKLLFDYNIFNETYNYKVIYKDFYKVEVINVTNKIKYIIDISYKGQDYLNEIYDSNGKLKSEIEGFVNPLSGLYPIDFDSDGIYELIGYQRIAGLYNADSLGYIQTGLQWSGKKFDVFNQYVAINGANI from the coding sequence ATGATAATTTCATATGCACGTGGAGATGTAACTGGTGATAGAATACCAGATAATATATATCTGACTGGAATAAAAACTATAGACAGTCCATTTGTACAAAATATTACTTTAGTGATTCAAGATGGTAAAACAGGTATGAGAAACTATGTGTCTCTTAAATCTAATGCTGGATATGATCCTACTATTATCCTTAGAGATTTCACTGGAGATGGAGTAAAGGATATACTTATAAGTATTGCATCTGGTGGAAGTGGAGGAATTATGTATTATTATATATATTCAGATATAAATAATATACCTAAATTATTATTTGATTATAATATATTCAATGAAACTTATAACTATAAAGTAATATATAAAGATTTTTATAAAGTTGAAGTTATAAATGTTACAAATAAAATTAAATATATAATTGATATATCATATAAAGGTCAGGATTATTTAAATGAAATTTATGATTCTAATGGCAAACTTAAATCTGAAATAGAAGGTTTTGTGAATCCATTAAGTGGACTTTATCCTATAGACTTTGATTCAGATGGCATATATGAACTTATAGGATATCAAAGAATCGCAGGACTATATAATGCCGATTCCTTAGGTTATATTCAAACTGGATTACAATGGTCTGGTAAAAAGTTTGATGTTTTCAATCAATATGTAGCTATTAATGGCGCAAATATTTAA
- a CDS encoding class I SAM-dependent methyltransferase, which translates to MAPFIKCLLCGSKTNLFYETENKEYYQCNNCFSIMLDPAYYLTDEEEKKRYEAHNNDIYDSGYQNFVSPIVQGVKNNYNINHIGLDYGAGTGPVITKLLEEEGFNIELYDPFFHNYSNKLYKKYDYIICCEVMEHFHNPYDEFNKLSKILKKGGSIFCMTNLYDNSINFDSWYYKNDNTHVFFYHKKGLEYIKDEFDFLNIKIDNNFIKFISKN; encoded by the coding sequence TTGGCACCATTTATAAAATGCTTACTTTGTGGTTCTAAAACAAACTTATTTTATGAAACTGAAAATAAAGAATATTATCAATGTAATAATTGCTTTTCTATAATGTTAGATCCCGCATATTATTTAACTGATGAAGAAGAAAAGAAAAGATATGAAGCTCATAATAATGATATATATGATTCTGGATATCAAAATTTTGTTTCCCCTATTGTTCAAGGAGTTAAAAATAATTATAATATAAATCATATAGGGTTAGACTATGGAGCAGGTACTGGTCCTGTTATAACTAAACTTTTAGAAGAAGAAGGATTTAATATAGAGTTATATGACCCTTTTTTTCATAACTATTCTAATAAGCTTTATAAAAAATATGATTATATTATTTGTTGTGAAGTAATGGAGCATTTTCATAATCCATATGATGAATTTAATAAATTAAGTAAAATATTAAAAAAAGGTGGCAGTATATTTTGCATGACTAATTTGTATGATAATAGTATAAATTTTGATAGTTGGTATTATAAAAATGACAATACTCATGTGTTTTTTTATCACAAAAAAGGTTTGGAATATATAAAAGATGAATTTGACTTTTTAAATA